The following coding sequences lie in one Cannabis sativa cultivar Pink pepper isolate KNU-18-1 chromosome 5, ASM2916894v1, whole genome shotgun sequence genomic window:
- the LOC115717578 gene encoding methyl-CpG-binding domain-containing protein 13 isoform X5: MPEPKSHDGLPPGWKVKVKVRPDGRKKDKQYTDPFSKNVFHSMKAVIQYVETEEQGMVAQNTKGSTEKDLEDNKTFSTSVIQQSAVSKARRHINFSQSSNMNDIEQEEQQHSSTQLLAPSEHEDQCETGVAMSNSDLQEAQVQEPKRGEGGNAVSPAKKYPKDQLINPENEKAEHGLCKSKKEKVPELPRRASKRLAGLEVDPVPELRPRTRARRAAVEESCDEVAGLEEDPMPELKPRTRARRAAVEQSCDEVAELELDPVPELKPRTRARRAAVEQSHDKVAGTDKDSAHGNGVTNTSKTAESEEQVGNVEAITNCSKNQGSHGCSLASENPRCEQQRNVESGDTKLGFPIDLPFHELLTDPCIAFAIRTLTGINFGCSESSEVLPGSITSSEHFSVNMASDMFKVETDNMVGTKGGSSNTFPSGNISSLEEHSESETRADEKLVSPIEFPSEESWQDPCIEFAIKTLTDDIPENYEQNIQQYFEQQLSLGGPGQSDHNTSLIDKFCQAEYSRQPFHNVVEKPAPALMHKRTASNRQSSRRSVRNKNGKERQ; encoded by the exons ATGCCGGAGCCCAAATCTCATGACGGGCTCCCGCCGGGTTGGAAAGTTAAGGTAAAAGTCAGACCTGATGGAAGAAAAAAAGACAAG CAGTACACTGATCCTTTTAGCAAAAATGTATTCCACTCAATGAAAGCTGTAATTCAGTATGTTGAAACTGAGGAACAAGGAATGGTTGCACAGAACACAAAAGGCAGTACAGAAAAAGACTTGGAAGACAATAAAACCTTT tCAACTAGTGTGATACAGCAATCAGCAGTCAGCAAAGCAAGGAGACATATTAATTTTAGTCAGAGCTCGAACATGAATGATATAGAGCAGGAGGAACAACAACACTCGTCAACTCAACTCTTAGCCCCCTCTGAGCATGAAGATCAGT GTGAGACGGGCGTAGCAATGAGCAACTCAGATCTGCAAGAAGCCCAAGTGCAAGAGCCCAAAAGAGGAGAAGGTGGTAATGCAGTTTCACCAGCTAAGAAATATCCCAAAGATCAGTTGATAAACCCTGAAAATGAGAAGGCTGAACATGGTCTATGCAAATCCAAGAAAGAGAAAGTGCCTGAGCTGCCACGACGTGCTTCAAAAAGATTAGCAGGACTTGAAGTAGACCCAGTGCCAGAACTGAGGCCAAGAACTCGAGCACGTCGAGCTGCAGTCGAGGAGTCATGTGATGAAGTAGCAGGACTTGAAGAAGACCCAATGCCAGAACTGAAGCCAAGAACTCGAGCACGTCGAGCTGCAGTCGAGCAGTCATGTGATGAAGTAGCAGAACTTGAACTAGACCCAGTGCCAGAACTGAAGCCAAGAACTCGAGCACGTCGAGCTGCAGTCGAGCAGTCACATGATAAAGTAGCCGGTACAGATAAAGATTCTGCCCATGGTAACGGAGTTACTAATACGTCAAAAACTGCAGAATCAGAAGAGCAGGTTGGAAATGTGGAAGCAATTACTAACTGCAGCAAAAATCAAGGGTCTCATGGTTGTTCCTTGGCGAGTGAAAATCCTCGATGTGAGCAGCAGAGAAATGTTGAAAGTGGTGATACAAAACTAGGATTCCCCATCGACTTGCCTTTTCATGAATTGTTGACAGATCCATGCATTGCATTTGCAATAAGAACTCTTACTGGAATAAACTTTGGCTGCTCCGAGAGCTCAGAAGTTCTTCCTGGGTCCATAACTAGTAGTGAGCATTTTTCGGTCAACATGGCTTCAGATATGTTTAAAGTAGAAACAGATAATATGGTTGGCACAAAAGGAGGGAGCTCCAACACTTTTCCTTCTGGGAACATTTCCAGTCTTGAAGAACATTCAGAATCTGAAACCAGGGCTGATGAGAAGTTAGTCTCTCCTATTGAATTTCCTAGCGAGGAATCTTGGCAAGATCCATGCATTGAATTCGCAATAAAAACTCTGACTGATGACATTCCAGAAAACTATGAACAGAATATCCAACAGTACTTTGAGCAGCAGCTAAGTTTAGGAGGACCCGGACAAAGTGATCACAACACAAGCTTAATAGATAAATTTTGCCAAGCTGAATATTCTCGTCAGCCATTTCACAATGTCGTCGAGAAACCTGCGCCTGCACTCATGCACAAAAGAACTGCAAGCAACAGACAAAGTTCCCGCCGATCTGTTCGAAACAAAAACGGAAAAGAAAGACAATAA
- the LOC115717578 gene encoding methyl-CpG-binding domain-containing protein 13 isoform X6 has protein sequence MPEPKSHDGLPPGWKVKVKVRPDGRKKDKYTDPFSKNVFHSMKAVIQYVETEEQGMVAQNTKGSTEKDLEDNKTFSTSVIQQSAVSKARRHINFSQSSNMNDIEQEEQQHSSTQLLAPSEHEDQCETGVAMSNSDLQEAQVQEPKRGEGGNAVSPAKKYPKDQLINPENEKAEHGLCKSKKEKVPELPRRASKRLAGLEVDPVPELRPRTRARRAAVEESCDEVAGLEEDPMPELKPRTRARRAAVEQSCDEVAELELDPVPELKPRTRARRAAVEQSHDKVAGTDKDSAHGNGVTNTSKTAESEEQVGNVEAITNCSKNQGSHGCSLASENPRCEQQRNVESGDTKLGFPIDLPFHELLTDPCIAFAIRTLTGINFGCSESSEVLPGSITSSEHFSVNMASDMFKVETDNMVGTKGGSSNTFPSGNISSLEEHSESETRADEKLVSPIEFPSEESWQDPCIEFAIKTLTDDIPENYEQNIQQYFEQQLSLGGPGQSDHNTSLIDKFCQAEYSRQPFHNVVEKPAPALMHKRTASNRQSSRRSVRNKNGKERQ, from the exons ATGCCGGAGCCCAAATCTCATGACGGGCTCCCGCCGGGTTGGAAAGTTAAGGTAAAAGTCAGACCTGATGGAAGAAAAAAAGACAAG TACACTGATCCTTTTAGCAAAAATGTATTCCACTCAATGAAAGCTGTAATTCAGTATGTTGAAACTGAGGAACAAGGAATGGTTGCACAGAACACAAAAGGCAGTACAGAAAAAGACTTGGAAGACAATAAAACCTTT tCAACTAGTGTGATACAGCAATCAGCAGTCAGCAAAGCAAGGAGACATATTAATTTTAGTCAGAGCTCGAACATGAATGATATAGAGCAGGAGGAACAACAACACTCGTCAACTCAACTCTTAGCCCCCTCTGAGCATGAAGATCAGT GTGAGACGGGCGTAGCAATGAGCAACTCAGATCTGCAAGAAGCCCAAGTGCAAGAGCCCAAAAGAGGAGAAGGTGGTAATGCAGTTTCACCAGCTAAGAAATATCCCAAAGATCAGTTGATAAACCCTGAAAATGAGAAGGCTGAACATGGTCTATGCAAATCCAAGAAAGAGAAAGTGCCTGAGCTGCCACGACGTGCTTCAAAAAGATTAGCAGGACTTGAAGTAGACCCAGTGCCAGAACTGAGGCCAAGAACTCGAGCACGTCGAGCTGCAGTCGAGGAGTCATGTGATGAAGTAGCAGGACTTGAAGAAGACCCAATGCCAGAACTGAAGCCAAGAACTCGAGCACGTCGAGCTGCAGTCGAGCAGTCATGTGATGAAGTAGCAGAACTTGAACTAGACCCAGTGCCAGAACTGAAGCCAAGAACTCGAGCACGTCGAGCTGCAGTCGAGCAGTCACATGATAAAGTAGCCGGTACAGATAAAGATTCTGCCCATGGTAACGGAGTTACTAATACGTCAAAAACTGCAGAATCAGAAGAGCAGGTTGGAAATGTGGAAGCAATTACTAACTGCAGCAAAAATCAAGGGTCTCATGGTTGTTCCTTGGCGAGTGAAAATCCTCGATGTGAGCAGCAGAGAAATGTTGAAAGTGGTGATACAAAACTAGGATTCCCCATCGACTTGCCTTTTCATGAATTGTTGACAGATCCATGCATTGCATTTGCAATAAGAACTCTTACTGGAATAAACTTTGGCTGCTCCGAGAGCTCAGAAGTTCTTCCTGGGTCCATAACTAGTAGTGAGCATTTTTCGGTCAACATGGCTTCAGATATGTTTAAAGTAGAAACAGATAATATGGTTGGCACAAAAGGAGGGAGCTCCAACACTTTTCCTTCTGGGAACATTTCCAGTCTTGAAGAACATTCAGAATCTGAAACCAGGGCTGATGAGAAGTTAGTCTCTCCTATTGAATTTCCTAGCGAGGAATCTTGGCAAGATCCATGCATTGAATTCGCAATAAAAACTCTGACTGATGACATTCCAGAAAACTATGAACAGAATATCCAACAGTACTTTGAGCAGCAGCTAAGTTTAGGAGGACCCGGACAAAGTGATCACAACACAAGCTTAATAGATAAATTTTGCCAAGCTGAATATTCTCGTCAGCCATTTCACAATGTCGTCGAGAAACCTGCGCCTGCACTCATGCACAAAAGAACTGCAAGCAACAGACAAAGTTCCCGCCGATCTGTTCGAAACAAAAACGGAAAAGAAAGACAATAA
- the LOC115717578 gene encoding methyl-CpG-binding domain-containing protein 13 isoform X1: MPEPKSHDGLPPGWKVKVKVRPDGRKKDKYYSAPSNGPTFNSRVEALRYLGTPLNNHDQLKKKNKATSKQAQKIQYTDPFSKNVFHSMKAVIQYVETEEQGMVAQNTKGSTEKDLEDNKTFSTSVIQQSAVSKARRHINFSQSSNMNDIEQEEQQHSSTQLLAPSEHEDQCETGVAMSNSDLQEAQVQEPKRGEGGNAVSPAKKYPKDQLINPENEKAEHGLCKSKKEKVPELPRRASKRLAGLEVDPVPELRPRTRARRAAVEESCDEVAGLEEDPMPELKPRTRARRAAVEQSCDEVAELELDPVPELKPRTRARRAAVEQSHDKVAGTDKDSAHGNGVTNTSKTAESEEQVGNVEAITNCSKNQGSHGCSLASENPRCEQQRNVESGDTKLGFPIDLPFHELLTDPCIAFAIRTLTGINFGCSESSEVLPGSITSSEHFSVNMASDMFKVETDNMVGTKGGSSNTFPSGNISSLEEHSESETRADEKLVSPIEFPSEESWQDPCIEFAIKTLTDDIPENYEQNIQQYFEQQLSLGGPGQSDHNTSLIDKFCQAEYSRQPFHNVVEKPAPALMHKRTASNRQSSRRSVRNKNGKERQ, translated from the exons ATGCCGGAGCCCAAATCTCATGACGGGCTCCCGCCGGGTTGGAAAGTTAAGGTAAAAGTCAGACCTGATGGAAGAAAAAAAGACAAG TATTACTCTGCTCCCTCAAATGGACCTACATTTAATTCCAGGGTAGAGGCATTACGCTATCTGGGTACTCCACTAAACAACCATGACCAACTAAAAAAGAAGAATAAAGCAACTTCCAAGCAAGCTCAAAAAATT CAGTACACTGATCCTTTTAGCAAAAATGTATTCCACTCAATGAAAGCTGTAATTCAGTATGTTGAAACTGAGGAACAAGGAATGGTTGCACAGAACACAAAAGGCAGTACAGAAAAAGACTTGGAAGACAATAAAACCTTT tCAACTAGTGTGATACAGCAATCAGCAGTCAGCAAAGCAAGGAGACATATTAATTTTAGTCAGAGCTCGAACATGAATGATATAGAGCAGGAGGAACAACAACACTCGTCAACTCAACTCTTAGCCCCCTCTGAGCATGAAGATCAGT GTGAGACGGGCGTAGCAATGAGCAACTCAGATCTGCAAGAAGCCCAAGTGCAAGAGCCCAAAAGAGGAGAAGGTGGTAATGCAGTTTCACCAGCTAAGAAATATCCCAAAGATCAGTTGATAAACCCTGAAAATGAGAAGGCTGAACATGGTCTATGCAAATCCAAGAAAGAGAAAGTGCCTGAGCTGCCACGACGTGCTTCAAAAAGATTAGCAGGACTTGAAGTAGACCCAGTGCCAGAACTGAGGCCAAGAACTCGAGCACGTCGAGCTGCAGTCGAGGAGTCATGTGATGAAGTAGCAGGACTTGAAGAAGACCCAATGCCAGAACTGAAGCCAAGAACTCGAGCACGTCGAGCTGCAGTCGAGCAGTCATGTGATGAAGTAGCAGAACTTGAACTAGACCCAGTGCCAGAACTGAAGCCAAGAACTCGAGCACGTCGAGCTGCAGTCGAGCAGTCACATGATAAAGTAGCCGGTACAGATAAAGATTCTGCCCATGGTAACGGAGTTACTAATACGTCAAAAACTGCAGAATCAGAAGAGCAGGTTGGAAATGTGGAAGCAATTACTAACTGCAGCAAAAATCAAGGGTCTCATGGTTGTTCCTTGGCGAGTGAAAATCCTCGATGTGAGCAGCAGAGAAATGTTGAAAGTGGTGATACAAAACTAGGATTCCCCATCGACTTGCCTTTTCATGAATTGTTGACAGATCCATGCATTGCATTTGCAATAAGAACTCTTACTGGAATAAACTTTGGCTGCTCCGAGAGCTCAGAAGTTCTTCCTGGGTCCATAACTAGTAGTGAGCATTTTTCGGTCAACATGGCTTCAGATATGTTTAAAGTAGAAACAGATAATATGGTTGGCACAAAAGGAGGGAGCTCCAACACTTTTCCTTCTGGGAACATTTCCAGTCTTGAAGAACATTCAGAATCTGAAACCAGGGCTGATGAGAAGTTAGTCTCTCCTATTGAATTTCCTAGCGAGGAATCTTGGCAAGATCCATGCATTGAATTCGCAATAAAAACTCTGACTGATGACATTCCAGAAAACTATGAACAGAATATCCAACAGTACTTTGAGCAGCAGCTAAGTTTAGGAGGACCCGGACAAAGTGATCACAACACAAGCTTAATAGATAAATTTTGCCAAGCTGAATATTCTCGTCAGCCATTTCACAATGTCGTCGAGAAACCTGCGCCTGCACTCATGCACAAAAGAACTGCAAGCAACAGACAAAGTTCCCGCCGATCTGTTCGAAACAAAAACGGAAAAGAAAGACAATAA
- the LOC115717578 gene encoding methyl-CpG-binding domain-containing protein 13 isoform X2, which yields MPEPKSHDGLPPGWKVKVKVRPDGRKKDKYYSAPSNGPTFNSRVEALRYLGTPLNNHDQLKKKNKATSKQAQKIYTDPFSKNVFHSMKAVIQYVETEEQGMVAQNTKGSTEKDLEDNKTFSTSVIQQSAVSKARRHINFSQSSNMNDIEQEEQQHSSTQLLAPSEHEDQCETGVAMSNSDLQEAQVQEPKRGEGGNAVSPAKKYPKDQLINPENEKAEHGLCKSKKEKVPELPRRASKRLAGLEVDPVPELRPRTRARRAAVEESCDEVAGLEEDPMPELKPRTRARRAAVEQSCDEVAELELDPVPELKPRTRARRAAVEQSHDKVAGTDKDSAHGNGVTNTSKTAESEEQVGNVEAITNCSKNQGSHGCSLASENPRCEQQRNVESGDTKLGFPIDLPFHELLTDPCIAFAIRTLTGINFGCSESSEVLPGSITSSEHFSVNMASDMFKVETDNMVGTKGGSSNTFPSGNISSLEEHSESETRADEKLVSPIEFPSEESWQDPCIEFAIKTLTDDIPENYEQNIQQYFEQQLSLGGPGQSDHNTSLIDKFCQAEYSRQPFHNVVEKPAPALMHKRTASNRQSSRRSVRNKNGKERQ from the exons ATGCCGGAGCCCAAATCTCATGACGGGCTCCCGCCGGGTTGGAAAGTTAAGGTAAAAGTCAGACCTGATGGAAGAAAAAAAGACAAG TATTACTCTGCTCCCTCAAATGGACCTACATTTAATTCCAGGGTAGAGGCATTACGCTATCTGGGTACTCCACTAAACAACCATGACCAACTAAAAAAGAAGAATAAAGCAACTTCCAAGCAAGCTCAAAAAATT TACACTGATCCTTTTAGCAAAAATGTATTCCACTCAATGAAAGCTGTAATTCAGTATGTTGAAACTGAGGAACAAGGAATGGTTGCACAGAACACAAAAGGCAGTACAGAAAAAGACTTGGAAGACAATAAAACCTTT tCAACTAGTGTGATACAGCAATCAGCAGTCAGCAAAGCAAGGAGACATATTAATTTTAGTCAGAGCTCGAACATGAATGATATAGAGCAGGAGGAACAACAACACTCGTCAACTCAACTCTTAGCCCCCTCTGAGCATGAAGATCAGT GTGAGACGGGCGTAGCAATGAGCAACTCAGATCTGCAAGAAGCCCAAGTGCAAGAGCCCAAAAGAGGAGAAGGTGGTAATGCAGTTTCACCAGCTAAGAAATATCCCAAAGATCAGTTGATAAACCCTGAAAATGAGAAGGCTGAACATGGTCTATGCAAATCCAAGAAAGAGAAAGTGCCTGAGCTGCCACGACGTGCTTCAAAAAGATTAGCAGGACTTGAAGTAGACCCAGTGCCAGAACTGAGGCCAAGAACTCGAGCACGTCGAGCTGCAGTCGAGGAGTCATGTGATGAAGTAGCAGGACTTGAAGAAGACCCAATGCCAGAACTGAAGCCAAGAACTCGAGCACGTCGAGCTGCAGTCGAGCAGTCATGTGATGAAGTAGCAGAACTTGAACTAGACCCAGTGCCAGAACTGAAGCCAAGAACTCGAGCACGTCGAGCTGCAGTCGAGCAGTCACATGATAAAGTAGCCGGTACAGATAAAGATTCTGCCCATGGTAACGGAGTTACTAATACGTCAAAAACTGCAGAATCAGAAGAGCAGGTTGGAAATGTGGAAGCAATTACTAACTGCAGCAAAAATCAAGGGTCTCATGGTTGTTCCTTGGCGAGTGAAAATCCTCGATGTGAGCAGCAGAGAAATGTTGAAAGTGGTGATACAAAACTAGGATTCCCCATCGACTTGCCTTTTCATGAATTGTTGACAGATCCATGCATTGCATTTGCAATAAGAACTCTTACTGGAATAAACTTTGGCTGCTCCGAGAGCTCAGAAGTTCTTCCTGGGTCCATAACTAGTAGTGAGCATTTTTCGGTCAACATGGCTTCAGATATGTTTAAAGTAGAAACAGATAATATGGTTGGCACAAAAGGAGGGAGCTCCAACACTTTTCCTTCTGGGAACATTTCCAGTCTTGAAGAACATTCAGAATCTGAAACCAGGGCTGATGAGAAGTTAGTCTCTCCTATTGAATTTCCTAGCGAGGAATCTTGGCAAGATCCATGCATTGAATTCGCAATAAAAACTCTGACTGATGACATTCCAGAAAACTATGAACAGAATATCCAACAGTACTTTGAGCAGCAGCTAAGTTTAGGAGGACCCGGACAAAGTGATCACAACACAAGCTTAATAGATAAATTTTGCCAAGCTGAATATTCTCGTCAGCCATTTCACAATGTCGTCGAGAAACCTGCGCCTGCACTCATGCACAAAAGAACTGCAAGCAACAGACAAAGTTCCCGCCGATCTGTTCGAAACAAAAACGGAAAAGAAAGACAATAA
- the LOC115717578 gene encoding methyl-CpG-binding domain-containing protein 13 isoform X3 has protein sequence MEEKKTRVEALRYLGTPLNNHDQLKKKNKATSKQAQKIQYTDPFSKNVFHSMKAVIQYVETEEQGMVAQNTKGSTEKDLEDNKTFSTSVIQQSAVSKARRHINFSQSSNMNDIEQEEQQHSSTQLLAPSEHEDQCETGVAMSNSDLQEAQVQEPKRGEGGNAVSPAKKYPKDQLINPENEKAEHGLCKSKKEKVPELPRRASKRLAGLEVDPVPELRPRTRARRAAVEESCDEVAGLEEDPMPELKPRTRARRAAVEQSCDEVAELELDPVPELKPRTRARRAAVEQSHDKVAGTDKDSAHGNGVTNTSKTAESEEQVGNVEAITNCSKNQGSHGCSLASENPRCEQQRNVESGDTKLGFPIDLPFHELLTDPCIAFAIRTLTGINFGCSESSEVLPGSITSSEHFSVNMASDMFKVETDNMVGTKGGSSNTFPSGNISSLEEHSESETRADEKLVSPIEFPSEESWQDPCIEFAIKTLTDDIPENYEQNIQQYFEQQLSLGGPGQSDHNTSLIDKFCQAEYSRQPFHNVVEKPAPALMHKRTASNRQSSRRSVRNKNGKERQ, from the exons ATGGAAGAAAAAAAGACAAG GGTAGAGGCATTACGCTATCTGGGTACTCCACTAAACAACCATGACCAACTAAAAAAGAAGAATAAAGCAACTTCCAAGCAAGCTCAAAAAATT CAGTACACTGATCCTTTTAGCAAAAATGTATTCCACTCAATGAAAGCTGTAATTCAGTATGTTGAAACTGAGGAACAAGGAATGGTTGCACAGAACACAAAAGGCAGTACAGAAAAAGACTTGGAAGACAATAAAACCTTT tCAACTAGTGTGATACAGCAATCAGCAGTCAGCAAAGCAAGGAGACATATTAATTTTAGTCAGAGCTCGAACATGAATGATATAGAGCAGGAGGAACAACAACACTCGTCAACTCAACTCTTAGCCCCCTCTGAGCATGAAGATCAGT GTGAGACGGGCGTAGCAATGAGCAACTCAGATCTGCAAGAAGCCCAAGTGCAAGAGCCCAAAAGAGGAGAAGGTGGTAATGCAGTTTCACCAGCTAAGAAATATCCCAAAGATCAGTTGATAAACCCTGAAAATGAGAAGGCTGAACATGGTCTATGCAAATCCAAGAAAGAGAAAGTGCCTGAGCTGCCACGACGTGCTTCAAAAAGATTAGCAGGACTTGAAGTAGACCCAGTGCCAGAACTGAGGCCAAGAACTCGAGCACGTCGAGCTGCAGTCGAGGAGTCATGTGATGAAGTAGCAGGACTTGAAGAAGACCCAATGCCAGAACTGAAGCCAAGAACTCGAGCACGTCGAGCTGCAGTCGAGCAGTCATGTGATGAAGTAGCAGAACTTGAACTAGACCCAGTGCCAGAACTGAAGCCAAGAACTCGAGCACGTCGAGCTGCAGTCGAGCAGTCACATGATAAAGTAGCCGGTACAGATAAAGATTCTGCCCATGGTAACGGAGTTACTAATACGTCAAAAACTGCAGAATCAGAAGAGCAGGTTGGAAATGTGGAAGCAATTACTAACTGCAGCAAAAATCAAGGGTCTCATGGTTGTTCCTTGGCGAGTGAAAATCCTCGATGTGAGCAGCAGAGAAATGTTGAAAGTGGTGATACAAAACTAGGATTCCCCATCGACTTGCCTTTTCATGAATTGTTGACAGATCCATGCATTGCATTTGCAATAAGAACTCTTACTGGAATAAACTTTGGCTGCTCCGAGAGCTCAGAAGTTCTTCCTGGGTCCATAACTAGTAGTGAGCATTTTTCGGTCAACATGGCTTCAGATATGTTTAAAGTAGAAACAGATAATATGGTTGGCACAAAAGGAGGGAGCTCCAACACTTTTCCTTCTGGGAACATTTCCAGTCTTGAAGAACATTCAGAATCTGAAACCAGGGCTGATGAGAAGTTAGTCTCTCCTATTGAATTTCCTAGCGAGGAATCTTGGCAAGATCCATGCATTGAATTCGCAATAAAAACTCTGACTGATGACATTCCAGAAAACTATGAACAGAATATCCAACAGTACTTTGAGCAGCAGCTAAGTTTAGGAGGACCCGGACAAAGTGATCACAACACAAGCTTAATAGATAAATTTTGCCAAGCTGAATATTCTCGTCAGCCATTTCACAATGTCGTCGAGAAACCTGCGCCTGCACTCATGCACAAAAGAACTGCAAGCAACAGACAAAGTTCCCGCCGATCTGTTCGAAACAAAAACGGAAAAGAAAGACAATAA
- the LOC115717578 gene encoding methyl-CpG-binding domain-containing protein 13 isoform X4: MEEKKTRVEALRYLGTPLNNHDQLKKKNKATSKQAQKIYTDPFSKNVFHSMKAVIQYVETEEQGMVAQNTKGSTEKDLEDNKTFSTSVIQQSAVSKARRHINFSQSSNMNDIEQEEQQHSSTQLLAPSEHEDQCETGVAMSNSDLQEAQVQEPKRGEGGNAVSPAKKYPKDQLINPENEKAEHGLCKSKKEKVPELPRRASKRLAGLEVDPVPELRPRTRARRAAVEESCDEVAGLEEDPMPELKPRTRARRAAVEQSCDEVAELELDPVPELKPRTRARRAAVEQSHDKVAGTDKDSAHGNGVTNTSKTAESEEQVGNVEAITNCSKNQGSHGCSLASENPRCEQQRNVESGDTKLGFPIDLPFHELLTDPCIAFAIRTLTGINFGCSESSEVLPGSITSSEHFSVNMASDMFKVETDNMVGTKGGSSNTFPSGNISSLEEHSESETRADEKLVSPIEFPSEESWQDPCIEFAIKTLTDDIPENYEQNIQQYFEQQLSLGGPGQSDHNTSLIDKFCQAEYSRQPFHNVVEKPAPALMHKRTASNRQSSRRSVRNKNGKERQ; the protein is encoded by the exons ATGGAAGAAAAAAAGACAAG GGTAGAGGCATTACGCTATCTGGGTACTCCACTAAACAACCATGACCAACTAAAAAAGAAGAATAAAGCAACTTCCAAGCAAGCTCAAAAAATT TACACTGATCCTTTTAGCAAAAATGTATTCCACTCAATGAAAGCTGTAATTCAGTATGTTGAAACTGAGGAACAAGGAATGGTTGCACAGAACACAAAAGGCAGTACAGAAAAAGACTTGGAAGACAATAAAACCTTT tCAACTAGTGTGATACAGCAATCAGCAGTCAGCAAAGCAAGGAGACATATTAATTTTAGTCAGAGCTCGAACATGAATGATATAGAGCAGGAGGAACAACAACACTCGTCAACTCAACTCTTAGCCCCCTCTGAGCATGAAGATCAGT GTGAGACGGGCGTAGCAATGAGCAACTCAGATCTGCAAGAAGCCCAAGTGCAAGAGCCCAAAAGAGGAGAAGGTGGTAATGCAGTTTCACCAGCTAAGAAATATCCCAAAGATCAGTTGATAAACCCTGAAAATGAGAAGGCTGAACATGGTCTATGCAAATCCAAGAAAGAGAAAGTGCCTGAGCTGCCACGACGTGCTTCAAAAAGATTAGCAGGACTTGAAGTAGACCCAGTGCCAGAACTGAGGCCAAGAACTCGAGCACGTCGAGCTGCAGTCGAGGAGTCATGTGATGAAGTAGCAGGACTTGAAGAAGACCCAATGCCAGAACTGAAGCCAAGAACTCGAGCACGTCGAGCTGCAGTCGAGCAGTCATGTGATGAAGTAGCAGAACTTGAACTAGACCCAGTGCCAGAACTGAAGCCAAGAACTCGAGCACGTCGAGCTGCAGTCGAGCAGTCACATGATAAAGTAGCCGGTACAGATAAAGATTCTGCCCATGGTAACGGAGTTACTAATACGTCAAAAACTGCAGAATCAGAAGAGCAGGTTGGAAATGTGGAAGCAATTACTAACTGCAGCAAAAATCAAGGGTCTCATGGTTGTTCCTTGGCGAGTGAAAATCCTCGATGTGAGCAGCAGAGAAATGTTGAAAGTGGTGATACAAAACTAGGATTCCCCATCGACTTGCCTTTTCATGAATTGTTGACAGATCCATGCATTGCATTTGCAATAAGAACTCTTACTGGAATAAACTTTGGCTGCTCCGAGAGCTCAGAAGTTCTTCCTGGGTCCATAACTAGTAGTGAGCATTTTTCGGTCAACATGGCTTCAGATATGTTTAAAGTAGAAACAGATAATATGGTTGGCACAAAAGGAGGGAGCTCCAACACTTTTCCTTCTGGGAACATTTCCAGTCTTGAAGAACATTCAGAATCTGAAACCAGGGCTGATGAGAAGTTAGTCTCTCCTATTGAATTTCCTAGCGAGGAATCTTGGCAAGATCCATGCATTGAATTCGCAATAAAAACTCTGACTGATGACATTCCAGAAAACTATGAACAGAATATCCAACAGTACTTTGAGCAGCAGCTAAGTTTAGGAGGACCCGGACAAAGTGATCACAACACAAGCTTAATAGATAAATTTTGCCAAGCTGAATATTCTCGTCAGCCATTTCACAATGTCGTCGAGAAACCTGCGCCTGCACTCATGCACAAAAGAACTGCAAGCAACAGACAAAGTTCCCGCCGATCTGTTCGAAACAAAAACGGAAAAGAAAGACAATAA
- the LOC115715955 gene encoding uncharacterized protein LOC115715955, whose product MEIKIKCNCEGEKCEEWAIVEIQGHVEVQPHFQLPIHNLPIGQLCRPSSQEVYTFTVGYHELTGTKVALKKPLLVLKKVKQSSGNVALEVIGLIRHRILFKTRPKALISKPQPTMKEKERARAAEAKLPN is encoded by the exons ATGGAGATAAAGATAAAGTGCAATTGCGAAGGAGAGAAGTGTGAAGAGTGGGCAATCGTAGAAATTCAAGGCCATGTAGAAGTTCAACCTCATTTTCAACTTCCCATCCATAACCTCCCAATCGGCCAACTCTGCCGCCCTTCTTCTCAG GAAGTGTATACATTTACTGTTGGGTACCATGAATTGACGGGAACCAAAGTGGCGTTGAAGAAGCCATTGTTGGTATTGAAGAAAGTGAAGCAATCATCGGGTAATGTAGCTTTGGAGGTGATTGGACTTATTCGCCACCGTATTTTGTTCAAAACCAGACCTAAAGCCCTCATTTCCA AACCACAACCAACTATGAAGGAGAAGGAGAGAGCCAGGGCTGCAGAGGCTAAGCTGCCTAACTAA